In Amphiprion ocellaris isolate individual 3 ecotype Okinawa chromosome 2, ASM2253959v1, whole genome shotgun sequence, the genomic stretch CTGAATCACAGCTGGCAATGTTTATCCAATCAAAATAAAAGAGggctttttttatatttcaaggttttcatgtattttctcTTGACTAAATATCGACCAACCTAAAAACCATTCAATTTAAACATCGGATAGAGGCCTGCCTCAGTTTTTATTTGCTTCCTTTTATAAAAGCTTCAGAACAACACAGTGGTTCAATAATGGTTTACAGTAACAACATTCACTTATTTCATATACAAGGCAGTTTCTTATGAACTACATTTATAGAGAAGCATTTGTTTACAGCAAACATGACAGAAGAACAGTTAAAGCAGTTGCATAAGGTTTTCTGTGGCTTTGGAGGAGCTTTATCAGATTTGAGGAAACAACCTGGATGATGTCATCAGGGTTAAGTCAGTTTTGCCATTGTGGGATCTCGGCTCCAATGTGTGGATGACAAATTTAAATTTGGAAACCTGAGTTATGAGCTGGGGAGGGGTCACATGAAGGCATAAATGACTGTCTACTACTACTTGTTTTTCAAATCACATACTGTGTTTTTACCTTCAGTAAGTTCTACAACTACAAAGTATGTACTGCTGCATAGTACTCATAAATTCTAGTGAAAACTGAACAGTGAAATGAGTTGTCACCTGCCCATGTGCTCTTAGCAGCTCAAGCGAGTGAGACATCGTGATGTATCTTCCACTGCAGTGGACTATGCATCTGAATAGCCAGGAAAGCATGCTGGCTCATGTATTGAGACATACATAATCGTTTTCTAGCCTACTAAATAGTATGAGAGTATGGGAATTTGAATGTACCCTATATATAAATATGGACAATACTACAGCTTTCCAGAATGAAAcccaaaatatttttgattgCCCCCTGGGGGCGGGTTGCAGAATATGCCATAAGCCCCACATCCTCCTTGTTAGCGAAGgtgacaaacaaagaaaaccaaagtacacctcaaaagaaaaaaaaaattctatcacTAAGTTTTTCTTATCACgctttttgttcacattttttctgATTAGTTTGTTTTGATTAGTTAGTTCATGTGAACTAAAGAGTGTACTTGCTAACAGCTCAAATTAAGGCTGTTGCAGAGAGACTTGTGGACCTCTGTGAGCCTTTTTTTCTATTCTAATCCACCAAATGAGTTGTTTTGCAGTAAATTTCCTGATGTTTTGAGGGATCCCGGACATAAAGGCAATTTAATTGCAAAGTTGACTATGTCAGCACAAATCGTTAGATTTCAATTTTCTGACAGTCTTTGAACAAATTATGTGTGACTTGTGGTTCCGTCAGAAAAACTTACCTAATCTAAGCTTGTGATTTGAATAGCAATAAAATCACTATTCTACATGTCGCATtaaaaactttgacaaaaaaacaacaaaacattagcaCCAGCCagattttgttgaaaaaaattgcaaaaaatataaaatgatctATGGTCCTCAGCAAACCTGTGAAGTTAGCTGTAACCAACattcacaagacaaaaattcagggcctttttggctgaactgcaggctgtgtttacactgagcagATAGGAAGCATACatgaacacaaataaaaaatggaagTGGATAAATATCTTTAGTGAGTACAATCACTAGTGTTCCTCCAATGTTGGCAACACtagtgggcacttggaaaaatgtttggTATGTggatttgagtttttttttttgtttgttttttaataaaataaagaatttcaaTATTCCTTTTTTggaatttattgcattttaactATGTGTGACTCCAcagaatcattaaaaaaaaattctctttaCTGTTTCTGTAGAGGTGCGGTGCTATATATCAAAGCAATTACtctgagtaaaaatgtgacaagagcaaaaaaaacatctagAAACTGCTTGGGAGTTCAGATGGATAAGTCAcacaaattaacaaattaatCTGTGGAGATTCCTGTGCTACCAACAATCTTTTCAACCAACTGTTGGCAAGAAAGCACCTCATTCACATCACACAAGAAGTGCTGCTTCCTCTGAAGTATACAGTAGACACTAATTCAAAGCTATTACACACGAAAATACTCTGCAGTCCACATGATGTTAATATAACATGAGGGCTACTTGTTAACACTTTTTCTATCTGTATGATAATGGTTTATGTTTTGAGAACTAGTGTCTCCCTGGGAAGCTTTACTCTCATTTCTGAAGCAGCAGCGGGACAGACGCTGCTCTCGCCCCCGTCCTCGTCACCACTTCACGGGCTATTCAATTAGCAGAAGAAGCAAGGGAGATGGAGCCATAATGGAGCTGATGAGATGCACAAGGACAGGTGACACTAATCAGAGCGGCGCCCCATTGTCTCTGTGTGGGCATCATTAAGGAAAGAGAGTGATTtcaggctttttttcccctcttgctAAGCCTGAACACACTCATGCAAGCTGCGTGCATTCTCTTCCATATCATCAATTTGCAATATGTGTGAATACATTCACTGAACACTGAGAGTGTAAGGACTGACATGGAGGAAAACAAGAATATTTTACACCTCAAAAATAggttttaaagtgtaaaatctCATAAATTCCACACTGACATACTGATGTGTTAACCTGAATAAGGTGTTAGACACATCTGATACCCAAAGGATTTACTCTCGCCTTGTGTTCTGTAAACTCCTTCTGTTAGTGGTTCAGAAAAAGCCTAGACATCCATCCTGCAACACATCCGCTTTCCTCTCCTCCACTTGAGTGGGTGAGGCCGCCGCCGAAGCGTGACCTACCACTGCCGAGGCGGCGTCAGACCGATCCCAGCGGCCTGAGCTGCTTCTGTCCTCCTCAGAGCCTCTGGGTCGGACTGTGAAGGAGCTCTGCTGAGCGTGCCGGTACCGACCGCTGAGGTAGCTTGACAGAAACCTGAGAAAACACCGCCAAACATTAGGGAAAATGACTGCTTCCTCTCACAGATTTCTGTCACTAAAGTCCAATTAGTTACATTCACACTTTGGCTGACACCAAATAACTTTGTTAGTATAATAACATAATCCTAATCTCATTATTAAGTCCCTCTCCTCCCATTAGCTGAGTCTTCAGAGTGTGTGGGAGACTCCTGCTGGATCCAGAGAGCTTCTCATCCTCCTGACATGATGTGACCATTAAGTCCAGCCTCAAACTCAACAATCGATGCAGTCTCAAGTTTacgaaaatattttttaaacgcGTTTGTGTACACTGATGGCCCAAACATTGCGCCCACCTCTAATATGCTATTGGTCCTTTATGTAACAccaaaattcaattcaattcaactgTAGCACCGTTTCACAACACGTCATCTCAGGGAACTTCACATGATCAGGTCAAGATCAACAAATCCAATGATTCCTTTTGAGCAAGAACTTGGCAGCAGAGTAGTAGTCCTAGTATATACCAATAACAAAAGATAACTGAAAGTTAATCTAGacaaaaagtaataatttaagactaaaactatgacaaaatgttttgtttttttgtcagtgaatgAAACCTAAGCTTGAAAGTGTTCATGACAGATGAATTTACAAATGAACTAATCACTGTTTTAATGCAAAGTGTTCTTCAGTGATACGTAGCATCTGTGGAATCACACACTGCAGCTCCTGGTTAAAGTTTCGTCCAGCATCCCAAATTTCTCTTGATTTATCAGTTTGACTTGTGTTAATTAAAAGGCTCCTTACATTCAGTAATGTAACATGTCAGGCAGCAATGTGATCAGGCGGTTCTTGAAATAAATAGACTTGGAATAGAATTAACTAAACTCATcaacaaactagaaaagcactcagagagcgcagtactccgccaaggctgctcagttgacgtatcatttctgacggatgaaatctttaataaaaaattaccttgcgctgagcacaggcacgtgttatgcatgtgcatgttatgtatggataccgaataaCTGTTCCCTccatacttttattttgaaggtgtatttttaatgttatgggcttttattttgtcaccattccaggaAGTGTTCATCTAAGAAGCAGTTTCTTAACATGACAAAGACACTGccaaaaagtttgaaaattcacgtaaatatgaaagaaaacggttccactgtgttgctgtctagcaaaggatgtgtctaaacttagaagcacctgctggaatggagacaagctcttacgGAGTTTCCTTAAAggaaggagtgaaggacagaaaggtgaatttgtgttcaaaataaggctgatgactgaacgtaaataaaggctttgtgaaacatcaggagcttcaccattgtctggctggggtttgctatattgcgtgacctaaatatgttgcTGGAggcaggaactgatgggactcagaaacaccccacagtttaatcatttgttccttgtatgatttccaactgataaatcacggtcattttgtagtaggattgcaatcatgtgatcgtcagcaggtaactgacacggTGTTCATGTCATGCTTACAGCGACGCtgtgccggcagctatatctggcaatgggaaatccttaacaaagccgtggatccagactataagccgtatcactgccaaaatctaatcagtgggtccttgtgtcatttctgaccttccctgaaaatttcatccaaatctgttggtccgtttttgagtaatactgcacatggacagacagattcacagattaacagattcacagacaaacatacgccaatCATCACTCcggcgttccttggcggagtaattacaaagaaaagcagcaacaaagcAGCGGAGACAAACTGCAACATGCAAGCTGTagccaacatttaaaaaagctaagctaacagaaCATTATCAGGTAATGTGGATATAACGGTATTGTTACTTTTAGTTGGATATTGTTTGTACTGCGGGATAATGGCTAACGAGTGAATCTGCTGGTCAAAAGTAGAGAGTGTAGTTGTAgtaatgctaatgctaggtgAGCAGGACAGAGATAGAGCTGTTCAGAGTTTGGAAATGATAATGGCTGGATTTACTGTGGAGACTTTGTCTGTTACATCACTGCATAGAGGGACATGGACACTGAGCCACAGACCAGAAAAACACCTGTAACCATAGTAACTGTACACAAAGATGGAGACAATAGTAGCCTCAAAGTGCCTAGCagatacacaaataaaaaagtaaaaatgagacTGAATGTAAATGAAGGAAACtaggtaaaaatgtttttagttttcGCTACTAACACTAATTAAGGTCCAGTAACTAAAACTTCACTGGAccttaaacatgtttttgtcaaaatgtaTGTTAGTTTCAActaaatcaaaaacaagaaataaaaatgtcgACACAGAACCCTGAGCAATTCTGTAACTCTTGTGCGTGGAAGAACAAAGTGCAGTCAGTCTGATAAATATAATTTAGCCCATCCCAGTTAGGTTAATTGAATTATAACAGGTGGCTTTTTGTTGTAAGAACTCGGGGGAAGATGCAAGCatgaacatttccagaaacAAGTTGTCACTGTGGTGCAGGATCCAACATATTTGACTGCAATGTTAACTCTGAgttcaccaaaacaacaaatagtaATTACTGGGCATGACTCCAGTTCTACGAGCACATAGGAAATAAAACTACGAAGCACTGTTGCAGCTTATTCTCTTGCAGCTGTTGTAGCATTGGAAAAAGCGTCTTCTAGTCTTGGGAGAGGACTAAGTGCTTTTGTGTGGTTCTTCATGTTGGTGCATACTAACTATCTCAGCAATCAGTTAGTTATCATTAGGTTCATGTGGCTTATGCGGGAGCTAATCATGATAGCCTGACCGATGTGGAGCGACTGCCGCACTCTGTATCATTTCCTACAATCAGCAGACACTTAATATCAAGACATACACCTTTCAGTGCTGCCTTGGAACCTGATGGAGGACCCAACGATCAAGACTCATTATTTCTGCCTGTAGTTCAACTATGCAAGTTTAAATACATTTGAGTTCAGCATTTTTAGGAACAAAATAATCTTCTGGAcaggaaaggagaaaaaaaccctCTCCCAGTAGATTGACTGAACGCACAACCCCACAGTCCACGCAGTAATTGGCTGCAGAGGCAAATCAATgcctcagatcagaattgaagcATCCTGCTTGTTTACAACATCTATCATTTGTTCTTATCAAGTGTGATCAGAGCAATTTTCCCTCCCTTAATATAGGTTTGATGGGACAAAGAAAAGCTCAATTCTCAGAGaattggaaaacacatttcttgTGCTTTGTGGTAACTAAACTGTCAACAGATAAGAGAGTCCATAGTATCAACTCGTGGGTAATTTATCTTACAATTGCGCGGCTGTGTTTTCCTTTGGAACAGCTTGGAAATATGGTTTGAGGCCTTTGCTCAAATGTCACTGCAAATGCTTTGTCCAAATGTTCAGAATGTAAAGCAGAATGTAAAAAGTGTGCTGTGCTCTCCGTCCCCAAATCCTCTTGCGTAGTCGCCACTTaaagaaaaaagcacatttgtAGCCATGTGTGCACTTATGTATCTGCAAAAGGCTGATGAGCTACTCGTCCTCAGGCAGCTCTGCAAACTGCTGTAGACAGTAGCGTGAGGTGAGAGAGCAGTGTAGGCCACTTTGTATCATGTCAGCGCTAGCGGTTAGACGCCATCTCCACAGTGTCCCTTGTCACCAATCACATCCTTTTAAACCACCCAGGGAGCTCGACacccccctcacacacacacactcacacacacacacactcccttaTCTGTCAATGCTGcttaaataatgtaattaatgACTTAATTAACATTTCCATAATCTATTTTAATAAATCTAACACGGCATAATGAGAGTTTCTAACCTCCAGGCAATGGCATATAAAAATTCACAGCGCAGAGCTGCATGGTCAGGGCACTGTCTCAGTGCCGCAAACTCTCGCCGTGACAGTGAAGGAAGGAGAGGGTGCATATTGTGTGACAGCCCTCTGAAAGGCAGCTCAAGCCCGACAAATGTCATGCGACTTTGTGAATGTGTCCAATAACAGACCTGCAGCAGGAATAAGGAAGGCAAATATAAGATTATTTTAGAGGGTCAAAATGTTGAAAGGAAGCCAGAGCGCCACTGAGGGAGGGATTATTTGAGCGGAGTTTGTCTGTAGACTTTGAGTCAGAACAAATCATACATTCTTGAGCTCCACTGTAAACTAGGGCCTTGTCCACACTGACACAGATTGTAAAACTACCGCTTCCACGATTAGTTGGCATGATCAATGATGTAGaagctgaaaatttttttatattttattttactttttaaaaatgcagttaattATTACAAATGTCATTGCGCAGTTTGTACGATTTGGCACCATCTGTTTTTGGCTACATCCATTCGTGAGTTGCACTCAGTGCTACAGTTTTAGACAatgtcagcagcagcaaagtCTGACTCGACTGTTAAAGTTTTCATAGATTCAAGGTTTTCAAAATCTGGGAGTACTTCAAATGATCACAGAACAATAAAAGTGGTTTGTATGCTGGGTAGAGATTGGATGGCAGATCAAAGCAGCAACACCTGAAGAAAAATCACATAGAAGGCACTTTCTGTTTGCTTCTTTCCTGCCCTCTGTGCTCACTTATAGTGTATCTTAATATAGTCAAATTCCCAATAAAGTTGTTGTCATTGctatatttatctgtttatcttcttcttctcaagACAATAGAACGAGTATGAAACAGCAACTGAAACGCAGCCTTAAGACTTCATGTTAACCAGCAGCATTGCTGCTACTCTGGACcgctaaaatactgattttatacCTGCGACTGCAGCCTATATTTTCACAGAATTCAAACTACTattaaagtcagacaaaaattacaaaacaaggAGAAAATGACAGTCATAcgtaaaatgacttttttcttctaaatttggGCCACATGCAAACAACGTTTTAGGTCAACTGatgagattttttatttttcaaatggcTTCAAAGGTAAGGATATTTGATCCCTATGGATAAATAAAATGGACAGTCGGTGAAGTGATGATGTCACACCTCAATGCATGAATGGCCCATTGTTGCATTGTGTAATGAGCCTGAGTCTGTGCGCCCCCCTTGATAATCTCAACAAATTCAGCTATTCTTCATATTGTATCTAATAAGGTTACCAACAACCCAACAAGCTGtctttttacagcaattttcTGACAGATGTACTCTCCAAAATTTAATCAATCTGTGTTGTCTTCTCCTTGTTTAACAAAGCTATGTCGAGACCTGCCCAACAGTTTTTTCAGGAATGCTCAGAGGTACCTATGCCAATGCAGGTACTGTATTCTCCCCAGAAAATGGCCATGAAAGATGCTCAGTAGACCCGGACAGTTCCTGTGGTCACCGACAACAGTTGGATGGACCTAAAAATGCAGGCAAGTTCCTTCAGTGGAAAACTTCAAATACTTATGGAGGGTAATTCTACAGCATAATAGATAATAcacaataattaaattaaaatcaagGCCTTATGTTCATAATAACACAtccttgataaaaaaaaaagaaaatctttttttgtaaaatcaaagTATCTACAGTATAAAAGCATCATAATTTGAAAATACTAAATTAAAGTCCAGTACTACAGTAAATGTACTAAGTGACTTTCTTCAGACAACAGGGGACAAAGGTGCAAATGTAAACTCCTGTAACTCCAAGGATTCCTGTAATGACcaatttccattaaaaatatgGTTATTCAATTGCTTTATAGCAAACTAAGCTGTCATTTGAAGTGTGGTAGCCATGGCAACAGACAACAGGTAACAGCGACACACAGAATGAATCATGGGGGGACAGCAACACACTTTAACCCCCCCACCCGCCAATAGAATAGCATAACTGCAGTGATCACGAGCACACAACATGGATCCAACACAGTGCAAACAATAAAAGGTCACTCTTGCTTGTTTGTCTTGGTCTGTTTGGAAGACTAACAGGCCGAGTGATGGGTGAGAGATGGGGGTGGGGGAGTTGCTCCTTACAAGGGTTTCCACCCCCGGGGCCGAAGTATGACTGAGATGCACACTGACAGGGGGCAGCAGGAGGCTGGCACATCCCAGGCAGCACAAGCACCATGGGGCACGGGTCTGCAAAGACCACCAATCCTAATAACGACACCCACCAACCTTCCCATTGTACCAGTAACAATGTAAGCATCAGTCAACACAGAGCCTGCTCAGTGCACTTTATGTAGTCGTTAAGATCTGAGGAATGGCTTCTTACTGAAGcttcaaaacaacacagataGGTAATAATGTGTTACTGGGAAAGAAGCGTTAGCATTTTTGCTATTTGAAACTCTTTCAGCTCAAACAATGCAAATACCTGCAGTCGAGATGTGCCAAGAATGCAGGCCATCTGAAGCTGCTGAGCGTGCTGTAAACAAACCAATTTCCTGTCATAAAATTACAGCTCATTACCAGCCTGGATAAGGGCTTCAACAGCATAATGATGCAGAAGCACATTACCACTGCCACTATATTTATTAATTACCAGTTGACTAGCTACATTCCTTGCAAAGGCGGttaatggggggaaaaaaagttacaGGCTTGTTGAGTTAATTACAAACAGCCTCTCTTATTTTAGCTAAGACAAATACTGGAGGAAGGACACATGTAGAACACAAAGTTTTAATTTTGCTACTGGCACGAAAAGCAGTTTAGCATGATTGGAGGGTCACTTCTGCTACCCCCGTCATATTTTACAATGAATGTTATAAAGCAGGAAAGCTTGTCTGAATCCAGCATTCGGTTACTGGAGTGAAGTCATTAAAACTGTGGTTTGATTTTCAAAAATACCATTaagaaacataatttaaaaaaaaaaagaaaaaagatatttaTCAGAAATGTGGAGCCTGACTGAGTAACTGCTTTAGGTAATTACAGATTACATAACCTGCATTTGTAATCTGATTACAGTAGCTGCCATATGTTGCTTTCTAATCAGAGAGTAGATATTGTTTATGCCAGGAATCTAATGCATTATTTACAAGTTAGATGTTAATAAAAACAGACTGTTCATTTACTAATGGTTTACAGTACCGCAGGCATCGTTCCAATTAGCAATATCAAAATGGAAGTGAAAAcaagagaggtggggggtgctGGGAGgtcagacaaaaacatgttttcagagATGATTATTTGGATGACACGGGCACTCACCGCTTCTTGTTTTGAAActcacataaaaatgaaatgttacatgaaaatattgttttacatACTTGGCAGACTAGAATACAGCCAGAAGAGGTGGAGAAACTgctattattttattgattaatcacTGTGACCGCGTGTTGTATGAAGTTCAATCCAAGAGGACACTTCAAGTTGAAAACAGTTTAGATATGAGGTTtgataaacattaaatactTACTTGATGAGCAGGATCTCTGTCAGTATACCAAAAGCGGCTGCTGCTATTTTAAAGGTGCTGGGAGGAGCAGGGTTGTTGAAGGCGGTCATCATGCAGTAAACAGCATAAGGCACCAGTGCCAGCAACACAAACACGGTGATCAGCACGAGCCACGTCTGCCACTGGAAGCTCACCGATTGCCATGGAGAACTCCACTGCAGCTGGTACTGGATAAAAGGAAGAAGAGAGTCTCATGACTCGaccacacagtcacacagttcGTCTAATCAGTCAACTCAGTAGttatgaaaatgactcaaataatcTAAAGACGGGATCACAGTGGGAGGCGTATGCATGCTGTGGCTTGTAGAAAAGAAATACTGGCTGTTCCTCTCTTTTGTTTGACACCTAGTGGATGGACTGTCATGAAAGTTGGTTCTGACAATCATTTCCCTCTTAGAATGAACTGTAATAACATAATTTTTCGTCTTGTGCAATCATCAGCTCAAAGGTCCCATACTGTGTCTCTTTTCAGCAAACTAACAAAAGTCTCACATGTTCCCAAATTAGTTTATTACCTTAAAATACCAATAAGATATATTTACTTAGCCATGACTGGATAACcccttgttttggttttgtgaaTGGTGCATTTATCAGACAATGTTGCAGTATCACTATTTCATTCTTGTTCTACTGTCTgacaaaagaaactgaaaaatatgtaaatgagaacaggtattaaaagacagaacatgtgagcacagagagcaagacagaagtaaacagatgaaaacagcagctgagttaagttgcactgaagcacaacaggcaacatgaaaacacaataacCCACAGCAAGTCTACATTACtaaagtttccaccatctctAAAAATCCCTGAGTGTTACACTTTCCACAGAGTTCTGACCTGTGGACATACAAACAAAGCTATCGGTACCATTAGCCACACAACAAGCTAACACTAAGGATTGCTCTATTGCTGTGGAGATGTTgccatcaaaaacaaaagtaatcCACTGGGTTTTCAGTTTCTCAGAAGCTGGTAGTGCAtaaagactcttgtgttcactcttgcagtcAACAGCAAAATATTTGGTGTGTTTTGCTTGTAGTTGAGACATTTAAGAGctttacaaagtaaacaaacaTGGTGGACTGAGAGGCACTGCTCATTCTGAATTTCTCACATTGCAAGAAACAGACAGCAAGGGGGCAGGGATATGCAAATTTTTAGCTATACAACTATTAGCTCTTCAGTTTCTATgtagaaactaaataaaattctGACTGGCTTGTAAAGCAGGAGCGCCAACTAATTGCTGGGGGTCTAGTCTAATGGCAGTCTTTGCAATCttacaacttttatttttcaccttGAAGTTTTTAagacatacaaaacacaataaaaatggatttttaccATATGAGAACCTTGATGGTTGATAGTTTCTGTAAGTTCAATGTCATCCAGACTTGATGTGATTAGATTCTGATGTCAGTTTTTATGAAAGAAGCTTCAGGTAGCTAGCTCACATGGACGAAAGCTTAAACATTCTGGCCTCATAACTATCTGACTTTGGCTAAGGCAAGCACAGATAGCACAAAGTGCTT encodes the following:
- the LOC111575093 gene encoding uncharacterized protein LOC111575093 isoform X3, coding for MSKTSECFICRDGELKASDPLRNFCDCKNLLAHHVCLSTWIQRGCGSEDRLRCIICKAKYQLQWSSPWQSVSFQWQTWLVLITVFVLLALVPYAVYCMMTAFNNPAPPSTFKIAAAAFGILTEILLIKFLSSYLSGRYRHAQQSSFTVRPRGSEEDRSSSGRWDRSDAASAVVGHASAAASPTQVEERKADVLQDGCLGFF
- the LOC111575093 gene encoding uncharacterized protein LOC111575093 isoform X1 — protein: MRRGGFLGRGAPHDLLPQEYPRQWRGETSECFICRDGELKASDPLRNFCDCKNLLAHHVCLSTWIQRGCGSEDRLRCIICKAKYQLQWSSPWQSVSFQWQTWLVLITVFVLLALVPYAVYCMMTAFNNPAPPSTFKIAAAAFGILTEILLIKFLSSYLSGRYRHAQQSSFTVRPRGSEEDRSSSGRWDRSDAASAVVGHASAAASPTQVEERKADVLQDGCLGFF
- the LOC111575093 gene encoding uncharacterized protein LOC111575093 isoform X2, with protein sequence MSSEYQPLSSAESCTSLFIETSECFICRDGELKASDPLRNFCDCKNLLAHHVCLSTWIQRGCGSEDRLRCIICKAKYQLQWSSPWQSVSFQWQTWLVLITVFVLLALVPYAVYCMMTAFNNPAPPSTFKIAAAAFGILTEILLIKFLSSYLSGRYRHAQQSSFTVRPRGSEEDRSSSGRWDRSDAASAVVGHASAAASPTQVEERKADVLQDGCLGFF